From the Ruania alkalisoli genome, one window contains:
- a CDS encoding alpha/beta fold hydrolase — MVKSPTPADTDRPHALLIPGAGSDPGYWDALRARLTASGRSSTAVDLPCADESASLEDYARTVVDAAERDGAAGEPVHVVAHSFGAFTAGLVPDLLPVARLTLLSPMIPAPGESGAQWWAATDQAGAHQRAAERDGLQLPLDMDELFYTGFSAEQRENADRWERDQSDRAFSQPWPRAGWPEVPTTVLAFASDRLFPPEFTERLATERIGPHIFGEVPGGHMGMVSHPDELADAITRA; from the coding sequence ATGGTCAAATCGCCGACACCCGCAGACACGGACCGTCCTCACGCGCTCCTCATCCCTGGCGCCGGCTCCGACCCCGGCTACTGGGACGCACTCCGTGCACGGCTGACTGCTTCAGGTCGCTCGAGCACTGCGGTCGATCTCCCCTGCGCGGACGAGTCCGCGTCTCTGGAGGACTACGCGAGAACCGTGGTGGACGCCGCCGAGCGGGACGGGGCCGCCGGTGAGCCCGTCCACGTCGTCGCACACTCCTTCGGCGCCTTCACCGCCGGGCTCGTGCCCGACCTGCTCCCCGTGGCGCGCCTGACTCTGCTGAGTCCGATGATCCCGGCACCGGGCGAGTCCGGCGCACAGTGGTGGGCCGCGACGGACCAGGCCGGCGCTCACCAGCGGGCCGCCGAACGCGACGGGCTCCAGCTGCCGCTCGACATGGACGAGCTCTTCTACACCGGCTTCAGTGCCGAACAGCGCGAGAACGCCGACCGGTGGGAGCGCGATCAGTCCGACCGCGCATTCTCCCAACCGTGGCCCAGGGCCGGCTGGCCCGAGGTCCCGACGACGGTACTCGCCTTTGCCTCCGACCGTCTCTTCCCACCGGAGTTCACCGAGCGCCTGGCAACGGAGCGTATCGGCCCGCACATCTTCGGCGAGGTGCCTGGAGGTCACATGGGGATGGTCAGCCACCCGGACGAGCTCGCCGATGCGATCACCCGCGCGTAG
- a CDS encoding CPBP family intramembrane glutamic endopeptidase, translating into MPEQHEEGQRAAGGISTAPVAPTVSTEPAPTRDWVREQAERNARYAPILPERVRWRAVVIFVVVAMGLAWVACLPLWLSGEGLGHPLFQIFALLMMYTPTIAAAVVIFGVDRPASIPRRLGLGPLRPFGRTIGMSAATLFAFAVLPFAAVFLGAALGMIQLDLEHLSAAQAQLQQIEAQAGPGGTAGMTPQMLLLVSIAAVPINALVSSAAAFGEELGWRGWLVPNLLPLGRWPALLISGVIWALWHAPIILLGYNFGYSDARGLALMIGFCVPLGVLLGWLRLRTASVWPAVVGHGAVNAATGTTLLLLHVDAAQDVQQASLGTFLGMPGWILMAAVVLLIVALGQFRKQAEPGVSWKPGHEA; encoded by the coding sequence ATGCCCGAGCAGCACGAGGAGGGCCAGCGAGCCGCGGGCGGGATCTCCACGGCCCCGGTGGCGCCGACAGTATCAACGGAACCGGCGCCGACGAGGGACTGGGTGAGAGAGCAAGCGGAACGGAACGCGCGCTATGCGCCGATCCTGCCGGAACGGGTGCGATGGCGAGCGGTGGTGATCTTCGTCGTCGTGGCGATGGGCCTGGCCTGGGTGGCGTGCTTGCCGCTGTGGCTTTCCGGCGAAGGCCTGGGGCATCCGCTGTTCCAGATCTTCGCCCTGCTGATGATGTACACCCCCACCATCGCTGCCGCAGTGGTGATCTTCGGCGTGGATCGTCCGGCGAGCATCCCGCGGCGCCTCGGCCTGGGGCCGTTGCGCCCCTTCGGTCGCACGATCGGGATGAGCGCGGCGACCCTATTCGCCTTCGCCGTGCTGCCGTTCGCTGCCGTGTTCCTCGGGGCGGCGCTCGGCATGATCCAGCTCGACCTGGAACACCTCTCCGCAGCACAGGCTCAGCTGCAGCAGATCGAGGCACAGGCCGGGCCAGGCGGCACCGCGGGCATGACGCCGCAAATGCTGCTCCTGGTGAGTATCGCAGCCGTGCCCATCAACGCGTTGGTGAGCTCGGCGGCGGCGTTCGGGGAGGAGCTGGGCTGGCGGGGGTGGCTGGTGCCGAACCTGCTGCCGCTCGGCCGGTGGCCGGCACTGCTGATCTCCGGTGTGATCTGGGCGCTGTGGCACGCACCGATCATCCTGCTCGGGTACAACTTCGGCTACTCCGATGCCCGCGGTCTGGCGCTCATGATCGGGTTCTGTGTGCCCCTGGGGGTCCTCCTGGGATGGCTGCGCCTGCGGACTGCGTCGGTCTGGCCGGCCGTCGTGGGACACGGTGCTGTGAACGCCGCTACCGGCACGACGTTGTTGCTACTGCACGTGGATGCCGCCCAGGATGTGCAGCAGGCGTCGCTGGGCACGTTCCTTGGGATGCCGGGATGGATTCTCATGGCGGCCGTGGTGCTGCTGATCGTCGCCCTCGGGCAGTTCCGGAAGCAGGCCGAACCCGGCGTGTCGTGGAAGCCGGGCCACGAGGCGTGA
- a CDS encoding PPOX class F420-dependent oxidoreductase, with translation MTENEIQAFIRATPARTVAAATTRKDGRPHVVPVWVAFDDESGQIVFNTGDETVKARSLRRTGQVALSFHDDIPPFNFVTIEGTVELIDDLDQVRTWATRIAARYMGAERAEEFGARNGVPGELLVRVTPTKVIAARDLAD, from the coding sequence ATGACCGAGAACGAGATCCAGGCGTTCATCCGCGCCACCCCCGCCCGGACCGTGGCGGCAGCGACCACCCGCAAGGACGGTCGCCCACACGTGGTGCCCGTCTGGGTGGCCTTCGACGACGAGAGCGGGCAGATCGTATTCAACACGGGCGACGAGACCGTGAAGGCTCGATCACTACGGCGCACCGGGCAAGTGGCCCTGAGCTTCCATGACGACATTCCGCCGTTCAACTTCGTGACGATCGAAGGCACCGTGGAGCTGATCGACGACCTCGACCAAGTGCGCACCTGGGCCACCCGGATCGCCGCACGTTACATGGGCGCCGAGCGCGCCGAGGAGTTCGGGGCACGCAACGGGGTGCCCGGTGAGCTGCTGGTCCGCGTCACCCCGACGAAAGTGATCGCGGCACGCGACCTCGCCGACTGA
- a CDS encoding glutamyl-tRNA reductase — translation MSASHRTADFTLLERLAASGGGSALHLDDPEVRGAVVVATCNRYESYLDVDTGTGTDTDAAAESVIARALDRIATRAGIDPTELRTRTRTMRASRVAAHLFAVASGLDSVVLGEDEIAGQVRRSLAEARQGGTTTPSLERLFQMASTTSRGVKNTTKINAAGRSMVRLALDLAETRLPAWQEAKVLIIGTGAYARTTLAALRDRGVGVVDVASPSGREQRFALREGVRAVPTSERTEALRRADLVITSTNVLTLTAPDLTEAQRLPGHPMLVVDLGLPANVSKDVAHLHGVDLLDLETISLHAPVQELNASAEALDLVDQAAQEFEQRSAEDAAAPAIVAYRTHVEQVLEAELARARARGDADDETERALRHFASVLIHTPTTRAREHAAEGRLDDVVAAMRTLYGIETFGTQGTADI, via the coding sequence GTGAGTGCAAGTCATCGAACAGCTGACTTCACCCTCCTGGAACGACTCGCCGCCTCCGGTGGCGGCTCAGCCCTGCACCTGGACGATCCCGAGGTGCGAGGTGCGGTGGTCGTGGCCACCTGCAATCGGTATGAGTCCTACCTGGACGTCGACACCGGCACCGGCACGGACACGGATGCAGCGGCCGAGTCCGTCATCGCACGCGCCCTCGACCGGATCGCCACGCGCGCCGGCATCGATCCGACCGAACTGCGCACCCGCACCCGCACGATGAGGGCCAGTCGCGTCGCGGCACACCTGTTCGCCGTGGCGAGCGGGCTGGACTCGGTGGTGCTTGGGGAGGACGAGATCGCCGGGCAGGTACGCCGGTCTCTGGCGGAGGCCCGCCAGGGCGGTACCACCACCCCGAGCCTGGAGCGGCTGTTCCAGATGGCCTCGACCACCTCGCGTGGAGTGAAGAACACCACCAAGATCAACGCGGCCGGCCGTTCGATGGTCCGCCTCGCGCTCGACCTGGCCGAGACGCGCCTCCCGGCCTGGCAGGAAGCGAAAGTGCTGATCATCGGCACCGGCGCCTATGCCCGGACCACGCTCGCCGCCCTCCGTGACCGCGGTGTCGGTGTGGTGGATGTGGCCTCCCCCTCAGGCCGTGAGCAGCGGTTCGCACTGCGTGAAGGCGTCCGGGCTGTACCGACGTCCGAGCGGACCGAGGCGCTGCGGCGGGCCGACCTGGTGATCACCTCCACGAATGTCCTCACACTCACCGCCCCCGATCTGACCGAAGCCCAGCGGCTGCCAGGTCATCCGATGCTGGTGGTGGACCTGGGGCTGCCGGCGAACGTCAGCAAGGATGTCGCCCACCTGCATGGCGTGGACCTGCTGGACCTGGAAACCATCAGCCTGCACGCGCCTGTCCAGGAGCTCAACGCGAGTGCCGAGGCGCTGGACCTCGTTGACCAGGCGGCGCAGGAGTTCGAGCAGCGTTCCGCCGAGGACGCCGCCGCACCGGCGATCGTGGCCTACCGCACGCATGTGGAGCAGGTGCTGGAGGCAGAGCTCGCACGCGCCCGCGCACGCGGCGACGCCGACGATGAGACCGAGCGGGCGCTCCGGCACTTCGCGAGCGTGCTGATCCACACCCCCACCACCCGGGCGCGGGAGCATGCAGCCGAGGGCCGCCTGGACGACGTGGTCGCGGCGATGCGCACCCTGTACGGGATCGAGACCTTCGGCACCCAGGGCACGGCCGACATCTGA
- a CDS encoding serine hydrolase domain-containing protein — MSTYPTLDAFDFPVSLAVSSDTEVLSLDGDVEAVRPWKSVTKPLAALATLIAIDRGYLQLDDPAGPEGATVRHLLAHASGLPFEDGGPVQRPGQRRVYSNIGFETLAGHVSDAVDTDFPVWVREVILKPLEMTSVEFHGSAAYAAGGSTLDVLALGLELLTPTLLDADLAEQARTVQFPGLAGVLPGFGNQSRNDWGLGYEIRGEKSPHWTAPTANPATFGHFGQSGSYVWVDPDARLTAAFLGAEPFSVEVHGALWPRLHEEILAAHG; from the coding sequence GTGAGCACCTACCCCACGCTGGATGCGTTCGACTTCCCGGTCAGCCTCGCCGTCTCCTCCGACACCGAGGTCCTCAGTCTCGACGGTGATGTCGAAGCGGTCCGTCCGTGGAAGTCCGTCACCAAGCCTCTGGCTGCCCTGGCCACGCTGATCGCGATCGACCGCGGCTACCTCCAGCTCGACGACCCAGCCGGTCCGGAAGGCGCCACGGTGCGTCACCTGCTCGCCCACGCCTCCGGGCTGCCGTTCGAGGACGGCGGCCCGGTTCAGCGCCCCGGTCAGCGCCGGGTGTACTCAAACATCGGCTTCGAAACGCTCGCCGGGCACGTCTCCGATGCCGTGGACACCGACTTCCCGGTGTGGGTGCGCGAGGTGATCCTCAAACCGCTGGAGATGACGTCAGTGGAGTTCCACGGCAGTGCCGCGTACGCGGCCGGCGGCTCCACCCTGGACGTGCTGGCGCTCGGCCTGGAGTTGCTGACGCCCACCCTGCTCGACGCGGACCTGGCCGAACAGGCCCGGACCGTGCAGTTCCCCGGGCTCGCTGGGGTGCTACCGGGGTTCGGCAACCAGAGCCGCAACGACTGGGGCCTGGGCTATGAGATCCGCGGTGAGAAGTCGCCACACTGGACCGCACCCACGGCCAATCCGGCGACCTTCGGGCACTTCGGTCAGTCGGGCAGCTACGTGTGGGTGGATCCGGACGCGCGCCTGACCGCGGCGTTCCTGGGCGCCGAGCCCTTCAGCGTCGAGGTGCACGGGGCGTTGTGGCCGCGGCTGCACGAGGAGATCCTCGCCGCGCACGGGTGA
- a CDS encoding glutamine amidotransferase, translating to MTRPLCFLASRAEEVAADAEYASVLQHTGLSEQELVRIRLDRGEAVGDVRRFSGVILGGSPFTSSTPETDKSPVQRAVEATLLDVLDEISRHRIPFLGLCYGVGVVGRWAGGEVDSTYAENTDAVEITLTETGRNDPLLAGLPDTFHAYVGHKEACTTLPPGAVVLASSPACPVQMYRFGPCQYVTQFHPEMDAAAVKLRIEIYAGAGYFAPDAVAEVIERTGRADVSAAHRLLATFAGLCADEIDGHAANQARIDNGWQYSRQFHPAG from the coding sequence ATGACCCGTCCGCTTTGCTTCCTGGCATCCCGCGCCGAAGAGGTGGCAGCGGATGCCGAGTACGCGAGCGTGCTGCAGCACACCGGACTCAGCGAGCAGGAGCTTGTGCGGATCCGGCTCGACCGGGGTGAGGCGGTGGGGGACGTGCGCCGCTTCTCCGGCGTGATCCTCGGTGGTAGCCCGTTCACGTCGAGCACTCCGGAGACGGACAAGTCACCGGTGCAGCGCGCTGTCGAGGCCACCCTGCTCGACGTTCTCGATGAGATCTCCCGCCATCGGATCCCGTTCCTGGGCCTGTGCTACGGCGTCGGAGTCGTCGGTCGCTGGGCCGGGGGCGAGGTCGACTCGACCTACGCGGAGAACACCGACGCGGTCGAGATCACCCTCACCGAGACGGGGCGTAACGATCCCCTGCTGGCGGGACTTCCGGACACCTTCCACGCGTACGTGGGCCACAAGGAAGCGTGCACCACTTTGCCGCCGGGCGCCGTCGTGCTGGCTAGTTCACCTGCCTGCCCGGTGCAGATGTACCGGTTCGGACCCTGCCAGTACGTCACTCAGTTCCACCCGGAGATGGACGCTGCGGCGGTGAAGCTGCGCATCGAGATCTACGCGGGCGCCGGCTACTTCGCCCCCGACGCCGTGGCCGAGGTGATCGAACGGACCGGGAGGGCTGACGTTTCGGCCGCGCATCGGCTGCTGGCGACCTTCGCCGGGTTGTGCGCGGATGAAATCGACGGTCACGCTGCCAACCAGGCTCGTATCGACAACGGTTGGCAGTATTCCCGTCAGTTTCATCCCGCCGGCTGA
- a CDS encoding DEAD/DEAH box helicase, producing MTLSLPPDPTDDDALVETFTDWAQERGLSLYPHQEEALLELVTGSHVICSTPTGSGKSLIAIAAHYVALARGLRTVYTAPLKALVSEKFFDLVEIFGADQVGMVTGDSSINADAPILCCTAEILANRALRAGNETDAGQVVMDEFHFYADPQRGWAWQVPLLELTGTQFLLMSATLGDVSYFAEDLTRRTNLPVAVITNTERPVPLTYTYSTEPITEIITELLGTHRTPAYLVHFTQAAAVAQAQALTSVQVATKEQKARIAEALGDVSFAKGFGSTLSRLLRSGIGVHHAGMLPRYRRLVERLAQAGLLRVICGTDTLGVGINVPIRTVVLTGLTKFDGVKSRHLSARELHQIAGRAGRAGYDTVGEVIVQAPEHVIENAKALKKAGDDERKKRKIVRKKAPTGVVNWTDKTFERLRDSEPEPLTSQFSVSHAMVLGVLARPGDPLPAMRRLLTDNHDSPTDRNPHVRRAISIYRTLRQAGLVERLPEPDSEGRTVRLVGEVPDDFALNAPLSPFALAALELLDPEHPDFALDAVSVIESTLEDPRPLLIAQEKAARGEAVAAMKAEGMDYTERMDALEEITYPRPLAELLTAALAEFRTTNPWVDDYQLKPKSVVREMVEHAMTFSELVSRYQLARSEGVVLRYLTDAYKALRQVVPTAMRTEELAELIEWLGTAVRQIDSSLLAEWEALQAGHALEENQGAPDGGASEDEARFGPGPDAPITANPRTFRALVRNAVFHRVELAARHAHDSLGALDAGIGWDADTWAEAMDGYWDEYDHLGIGPEARSGGMVTITTGRDHWQVEQVLDDPEGDRDWRLRVTVDLAASAETGRVVLSGIDVGPARTMAG from the coding sequence ATGACACTCTCCCTGCCCCCGGACCCCACCGACGACGATGCGCTCGTCGAGACCTTCACCGACTGGGCCCAGGAGAGAGGTCTGAGCCTGTACCCGCACCAGGAGGAGGCGCTCCTGGAGCTGGTGACCGGCTCGCACGTGATCTGCTCCACCCCGACCGGGTCGGGGAAGTCGCTCATCGCCATCGCCGCCCATTACGTCGCACTGGCCCGTGGTCTGCGCACGGTCTACACCGCACCCCTCAAGGCGCTGGTGAGTGAGAAGTTCTTCGACCTGGTGGAGATCTTCGGCGCCGATCAGGTCGGTATGGTCACTGGCGATTCCTCCATCAACGCCGATGCTCCGATCCTGTGCTGCACCGCCGAGATCCTCGCCAACCGCGCCTTGCGCGCCGGGAACGAGACGGACGCCGGCCAGGTGGTGATGGACGAGTTCCACTTCTACGCCGACCCCCAACGCGGGTGGGCCTGGCAGGTGCCGCTGCTGGAGCTCACCGGCACCCAGTTCCTGCTGATGAGCGCCACCCTCGGCGACGTGAGCTACTTCGCCGAAGACCTCACCCGCCGTACGAACCTCCCCGTGGCGGTGATCACGAACACCGAACGCCCGGTGCCGCTGACCTACACCTACTCCACCGAGCCGATCACCGAGATCATCACCGAACTGCTCGGCACGCACCGCACGCCCGCCTATCTCGTCCACTTCACTCAGGCTGCCGCCGTGGCACAGGCGCAGGCCCTGACGTCGGTGCAGGTGGCCACCAAGGAACAGAAGGCGCGCATCGCCGAGGCTCTCGGAGACGTGAGCTTCGCGAAGGGGTTCGGGTCGACGCTCTCCCGGCTGCTGCGCAGCGGTATCGGGGTCCACCACGCGGGAATGCTGCCCCGCTACCGCCGACTGGTCGAGCGCCTGGCTCAGGCTGGACTCCTGCGCGTGATCTGCGGCACCGACACCCTCGGCGTGGGCATCAATGTACCCATCCGCACCGTGGTGCTGACCGGTCTGACGAAGTTCGACGGTGTGAAGTCCCGCCACCTGAGCGCCCGGGAGCTGCATCAGATCGCCGGGCGGGCAGGACGTGCCGGGTACGACACGGTCGGCGAGGTGATCGTGCAGGCCCCCGAGCATGTGATCGAGAACGCCAAGGCGCTCAAGAAGGCCGGCGACGACGAACGCAAGAAGCGCAAGATCGTCCGCAAGAAGGCCCCCACCGGGGTGGTCAACTGGACCGATAAGACCTTCGAACGCCTCCGCGACTCCGAACCGGAGCCGTTGACATCCCAGTTCTCTGTCTCGCACGCGATGGTGCTCGGGGTGCTCGCCCGGCCGGGCGACCCACTGCCGGCGATGCGCCGGCTGCTCACTGACAATCACGACTCCCCCACCGACCGCAACCCGCACGTGCGGCGCGCGATCTCGATCTACCGCACCCTGCGTCAGGCGGGTCTGGTAGAGCGTCTGCCCGAGCCCGACAGCGAAGGGCGGACGGTCCGGTTGGTCGGTGAGGTACCGGACGATTTCGCGCTGAACGCCCCGCTCTCCCCGTTCGCGTTGGCGGCGCTGGAGCTCCTCGATCCCGAGCATCCGGACTTCGCTCTCGACGCCGTCTCGGTGATCGAGTCGACCCTGGAGGATCCGCGGCCGTTGCTCATCGCGCAGGAGAAGGCAGCCCGTGGTGAAGCGGTCGCCGCGATGAAGGCGGAGGGGATGGACTACACCGAGCGGATGGATGCGCTCGAGGAGATCACCTATCCGCGCCCGCTCGCCGAGCTACTCACCGCCGCGCTGGCAGAGTTCCGCACCACCAACCCGTGGGTGGACGACTACCAGCTGAAGCCGAAGTCAGTGGTGCGGGAGATGGTCGAGCATGCGATGACCTTCTCGGAGCTGGTCTCGCGCTACCAGCTGGCCCGCAGCGAGGGCGTGGTGCTGCGCTACCTCACCGACGCCTACAAGGCGTTGCGGCAGGTCGTGCCCACGGCAATGCGCACCGAGGAGCTCGCCGAGCTGATCGAGTGGCTGGGCACGGCCGTGCGGCAGATCGACTCCTCCCTGCTGGCCGAATGGGAGGCGTTGCAGGCGGGGCATGCGCTCGAGGAGAACCAGGGGGCCCCCGACGGCGGAGCTTCCGAGGACGAAGCACGTTTCGGTCCCGGACCGGACGCCCCGATCACCGCGAACCCGCGCACGTTCCGTGCGCTGGTGCGCAACGCCGTCTTCCACCGGGTGGAGCTGGCCGCACGGCACGCACATGACTCCCTGGGCGCTCTCGACGCCGGGATCGGCTGGGACGCCGATACCTGGGCAGAGGCGATGGACGGGTACTGGGACGAGTACGACCACCTCGGTATCGGTCCGGAAGCACGTTCCGGCGGTATGGTCACGATCACGACGGGGCGGGATCACTGGCAGGTCGAGCAGGTGCTCGATGATCCGGAGGGTGACCGTGACTGGCGGCTGCGGGTGACCGTGGACCTGGCCGCAAGCGCCGAGACGGGACGGGTCGTCCTCTCCGGGATCGATGTCGGCCCGGCCCGTACGATGGCCGGGTGA
- a CDS encoding DUF2510 domain-containing protein, translating into MNEQAPGWYPDPAGENQQRYWDGDSWTEYYRPLLPSQTEPSGPQSAYEDYPYLESVTHRRPDVMVTPGTPGGWQSSSAWGTPDEGRESGGTKVFGSGVRSTPGGVAAVASLVVLALLLVTGITWWALSGSREPDTPGPTSGPTGGSGSVTTGTVALGEETPAQVGAGGVWEGALSVDEPVVLIVDVRSDTGAEDLEMTVEDAAGNQVTAGDDRGRELAEELDGSSLDPLVAVSLEAGEYTVVVSELDGFASEFSVRTTEVADQVAMREPTRAAVPSGGYWAGSIELPDAGEYVVDVEDSSSGDPVLLTLDADGRVRGNDDRDPDNEDRNPLLESDFPAGTLVVIVTEWSGDATDVTVTVSES; encoded by the coding sequence GTGAACGAGCAGGCACCAGGCTGGTACCCCGATCCGGCTGGCGAGAACCAGCAGCGGTACTGGGACGGGGATTCGTGGACCGAGTACTACCGGCCGCTGCTGCCCTCGCAGACAGAACCGAGCGGTCCTCAGTCCGCCTACGAGGACTATCCGTACCTGGAGTCGGTGACGCACCGCCGTCCGGATGTGATGGTGACGCCAGGAACGCCGGGTGGCTGGCAGTCCTCGTCGGCGTGGGGAACGCCGGACGAGGGCCGTGAGTCCGGAGGGACGAAGGTCTTCGGCAGCGGGGTGCGCAGCACGCCTGGTGGCGTGGCGGCGGTGGCATCTCTGGTGGTGCTCGCGCTGTTGCTCGTCACGGGGATCACCTGGTGGGCACTCTCGGGGAGCCGGGAGCCCGACACTCCGGGTCCCACATCGGGTCCAACCGGCGGCTCGGGATCGGTGACCACAGGCACGGTCGCGCTCGGTGAGGAGACGCCGGCGCAGGTCGGGGCCGGGGGTGTGTGGGAGGGCGCACTCTCCGTGGACGAGCCGGTGGTGCTGATCGTCGACGTGCGCTCGGATACCGGTGCTGAGGATCTCGAGATGACAGTCGAGGATGCGGCCGGGAACCAGGTCACGGCTGGAGACGACCGTGGCCGCGAGCTGGCCGAAGAGCTGGATGGTTCGTCACTGGACCCTCTGGTCGCCGTCTCGCTAGAGGCCGGTGAGTACACAGTGGTGGTCAGCGAACTCGATGGGTTCGCGAGCGAGTTCAGCGTGCGTACGACCGAAGTCGCCGACCAGGTGGCCATGCGTGAGCCCACCCGGGCCGCAGTGCCAAGCGGTGGCTACTGGGCCGGCTCGATCGAGCTGCCGGACGCCGGCGAGTACGTGGTGGACGTGGAGGACTCCTCCTCCGGAGACCCGGTGCTGCTGACGCTCGACGCGGACGGGCGCGTGCGCGGCAACGATGACCGCGACCCGGACAACGAGGACCGCAACCCGCTGCTGGAGTCCGATTTCCCGGCCGGAACCCTGGTAGTGATCGTCACCGAGTGGTCCGGTGACGCGACCGACGTGACCGTGACTGTCAGCGAATCCTGA
- the ybaK gene encoding Cys-tRNA(Pro) deacylase: protein MGKKKNASEGGPATPATVALDRAGLTYQAHPYTHDPASDLSYGLEAAAALGVPPEVVFKTLVAKVDGLRAAQGLAVAVLPVTATLDLKALAQALGCKKAAMAEPAAAERSSGYVTGGISPIGQRTALPTVIDSSAEQLERVYVSGGRRGFDISLAPTDLIVVADAQVAPIARPGCCR, encoded by the coding sequence ATGGGCAAGAAGAAGAACGCATCTGAGGGTGGCCCGGCCACTCCGGCAACCGTGGCCCTGGACCGAGCGGGTCTGACTTACCAGGCGCACCCCTACACCCACGATCCAGCGAGCGACCTCAGTTACGGCCTGGAAGCGGCCGCGGCGCTCGGCGTGCCGCCGGAGGTCGTGTTCAAGACGCTGGTCGCCAAGGTTGACGGGCTGCGCGCGGCACAGGGGTTGGCGGTGGCCGTGCTCCCGGTCACCGCCACCCTGGACCTGAAGGCACTCGCACAGGCGCTGGGCTGCAAGAAGGCCGCGATGGCCGAGCCCGCGGCGGCGGAACGCTCCAGCGGATACGTCACCGGCGGGATCTCCCCCATCGGCCAGCGGACAGCCCTGCCCACGGTCATCGACTCCTCGGCCGAGCAACTCGAACGGGTCTACGTCTCGGGCGGGCGACGGGGCTTCGACATCTCGCTCGCGCCGACGGATCTGATCGTGGTCGCGGACGCGCAGGTAGCACCCATCGCCCGGCCTGGATGCTGCCGGTGA
- a CDS encoding Fic family protein produces MTNWQADRPYNELPPPPGADALETRRVLKATIGARTALAQLDQAGRSMPNPAVLINTIPLLEAQASSEIENIVTTTDELFRQVNATDVTGDAATRETLRYRTALRVGSEHVQERGLTVGAAEQICTVIQGHDVGIRSMPGTRTANPATREIIYSPPEGRETLRNKLAEWETFIHADDGMDPLVRMAAAHYQFEAIHPFTDGNGRTGRILNVLMLVESGLLHQPLLYLSRYLIGTKQDYYRLLLDVTTEGRWEEWITYILTGIERTSLATTRQIAAIQELQASFAAQARNASRGGTDAELLAVLFEQPYSRIAVVMDRCGVSRPTATRWLTDLAEAGLIHDVRVGRERLFVNTQFLRLLTHGPWE; encoded by the coding sequence ATGACGAATTGGCAGGCAGACCGCCCGTACAACGAGTTGCCTCCACCGCCGGGCGCCGACGCCCTCGAGACCCGACGCGTACTCAAGGCGACGATCGGCGCACGAACTGCCCTCGCTCAGCTCGACCAAGCCGGGCGCTCGATGCCGAACCCCGCCGTTCTGATCAACACGATTCCGTTGCTGGAGGCGCAAGCCAGTTCGGAGATCGAGAACATCGTCACCACGACGGATGAGCTCTTTCGACAGGTCAACGCGACAGATGTCACGGGCGACGCAGCCACACGCGAAACGCTCCGTTACCGCACCGCGCTACGAGTCGGCTCGGAGCACGTTCAGGAACGGGGCCTGACAGTCGGCGCGGCCGAACAGATCTGCACCGTGATTCAGGGCCACGACGTAGGAATCCGGTCGATGCCCGGGACTCGCACCGCCAACCCAGCCACTCGCGAGATCATCTATTCACCACCGGAAGGACGCGAAACTCTCAGGAACAAGCTGGCAGAGTGGGAGACATTCATACACGCCGATGACGGCATGGATCCGCTGGTGCGCATGGCGGCCGCGCACTACCAGTTCGAGGCGATCCACCCGTTCACCGACGGCAACGGTCGCACGGGGCGCATCCTCAATGTCCTGATGCTCGTGGAGTCGGGATTGCTGCATCAACCGCTGCTCTACCTCTCCCGGTACCTCATCGGCACCAAGCAGGACTACTATCGACTCCTGCTCGACGTGACCACGGAGGGTCGATGGGAAGAGTGGATCACCTACATTCTCACCGGCATCGAGCGAACGTCACTCGCCACCACACGTCAGATCGCCGCGATACAGGAGCTCCAGGCGAGTTTCGCGGCCCAGGCGCGCAACGCATCGAGAGGCGGTACCGACGCCGAACTACTGGCCGTCCTGTTCGAGCAGCCCTACAGTCGGATCGCTGTCGTCATGGACCGATGCGGAGTCTCTCGGCCCACAGCAACGCGTTGGTTGACCGACCTGGCGGAGGCAGGACTGATTCACGACGTCCGCGTCGGTCGCGAGCGCCTCTTCGTCAACACGCAGTTCTTGCGGCTGCTGACGCATGGCCCCTGGGAGTGA